The following DNA comes from Leptospira stimsonii.
CTTGCTCGTCTGCGTGGTAAGAACTTCTTACCAACGGACCGGAGAACACACCTTTGAATCCAATCGTTTTTCCGTAAATTCTCAATTCCTTAAATACATCCGGAGATACGTAATCTTTTACGGGAAGATGGGTTGGGGTGGGTTGAAGATATTGTCCTAATGTGAGCAGGGAAACTCCTACCTGCACGAGATCTCGCATACATTCTTTGACTTCTTCCACGGTTTCTCCCATTCCCAAAATCAATCCGCTCTTCGTGAGGAAGCCGCGTTCTCCTGCGATCTTTAACACTTCCAAGGAGCGATCGTATTTCTTTTGAGGAGCCACTTCAGGAAAAAGTCTTTTTACCGTTTCCACGTTGTGATTGAATACGTCGGGCTTGGATTGAAAGATGATTTCTAGCGATTCTAACTTTGCTTTGAGATCGGGAACCAAAAACTCAATCTTACATTCGGGAAGACCCTCCCGGATTCTTACCAAGGTTTCCGCAAAATGCGCGGCTCCTCCGTCCTCTAAGTCGTCCCGATTGACCGCCGTGATCACAACGTGCTTGAGTCCGAGTGCGATCGCGGATTCAGCCACCCTTTGCGGTTCTCCTTTGTCGAGAGGTTTCGGTTTGCCAGAGGCCACGTCGCAATAGGAACAACGTCTTGTACAAATGTCTCCTCCCAACATATACGTCGCTGTTTTTCGGGACCAACAGTGATTGAGATTGGGACAGGAAGCGCTTTCACAGACCGTATTGAGTTTTTTATCTTCGAGGGATTCTCTCACGATCTCGACCGCATTGTTTTGTGGATCGGGAAAAGTAAGTTTTACTTTGAGCCATTCCGGTTTTTCCGGCGCTTCTTGAATCGAATGAGTGCGGGGCTTTTTTTTTAAGGGATTCATCGTAACTTAGACCGGATTGTGCCGAACTTTCACTTCTATCCTGGCTCGGGGAAGACTTAGGTCAACGAAGTTTTAGGTAGAAGATTTTTGGAATCTTTCTGAAATGGATGAATCGATGAAGTCTCAGGACGATTTATCCCCGAAGGAAGGAATCCGACTCAATCGCTATCTCGCAGATTGTGGTCTTGGGTCCAGGAGAAAGGCCGAGGAATGGATCCTCAAGGGACAAATCGAGATCAACGGAAAACAAGTGACCGATCTTGCGGTTCGTGTTTTGCCGGAGGTCGATGTGGTCTCTTTTCGGGGAAAAGTGGTTCGACCCGATCGGGAACCGAAGCAACTTTTGCTCCTGAATAAACCGACTGGGTATCTTTGCTCTCATCAGGACCGATTTCATGAAAAAACCGTCTTTTCCCTTCTTCCGGAAAAATTTAAGAATTATAAGATCGCAGGAAGACTGGACTTGAATTCCCGCGGACTTCTTCTTCTGACAAATGACGGCGATCTGGCGCAGAGAATTTCGCATCCTTCCAACGGTTCGGAGAAAGAATATCTGGTTTGGTTGAAATTCGATCCGGGAGAAAAGGAGATTCAGACCGCTTTCCAGAAAGGGATTTTAGATGCAGGAGAAATTCTACGTGCGAAGATGGTTAAACTTGTTCCCGGGAAAGACTGCATCTATCGAGTGATTCTCGGAGAGGGAAAGAAAAGACAAATCAGAAGAATGTTCCATTCTTTGGGAACGCACGTGTTGGATCTTCAGAGGATTCGAGTTGGATCGATTCAATTAGAAAAACTAAATCTTCCGGAAGGTAAATATCTTCTGAAAGACGCCGTTGGGGTTTGGGAATGAATTTTTTAAGCATAGAATTTCTTTTATTTTTTTTAGTCTTCTACTTGGTCTATTGGAACATTCCGGAAAAGGGAAGAAAGTATCTTCTCGTCGTCGGATCCGCATTCTTTTATTCCGTCTTTAGTTTTAATTTTCTTCTGCATCTCGTTCTGGTCGTTTTCGTCAACTGGCTCTTGTTTCATTTTGCGAAAGAAAAGTCCTGGTATGTGAAAACGGCTGTAACA
Coding sequences within:
- the lipA gene encoding lipoyl synthase; the protein is MNPLKKKPRTHSIQEAPEKPEWLKVKLTFPDPQNNAVEIVRESLEDKKLNTVCESASCPNLNHCWSRKTATYMLGGDICTRRCSYCDVASGKPKPLDKGEPQRVAESAIALGLKHVVITAVNRDDLEDGGAAHFAETLVRIREGLPECKIEFLVPDLKAKLESLEIIFQSKPDVFNHNVETVKRLFPEVAPQKKYDRSLEVLKIAGERGFLTKSGLILGMGETVEEVKECMRDLVQVGVSLLTLGQYLQPTPTHLPVKDYVSPDVFKELRIYGKTIGFKGVFSGPLVRSSYHADEQVSWTL
- a CDS encoding pseudouridine synthase, with protein sequence MKSQDDLSPKEGIRLNRYLADCGLGSRRKAEEWILKGQIEINGKQVTDLAVRVLPEVDVVSFRGKVVRPDREPKQLLLLNKPTGYLCSHQDRFHEKTVFSLLPEKFKNYKIAGRLDLNSRGLLLLTNDGDLAQRISHPSNGSEKEYLVWLKFDPGEKEIQTAFQKGILDAGEILRAKMVKLVPGKDCIYRVILGEGKKRQIRRMFHSLGTHVLDLQRIRVGSIQLEKLNLPEGKYLLKDAVGVWE